Part of the Prosthecobacter debontii genome is shown below.
CCAGCCCCTGGCCTAGTCCGCCCAAGCGCGGTTTTTTCGGCAATCTGATCCGCTTCATCCTGCTGATCATCATTGGCACCCTCCTCGTGCTGCCGTTCACGCCGTTTGCGAGCAAGATCAAAAAGGGGTTGAAGGAGCTGATTGCCGCCGCTCAGCAAGAGCGCACGCGGGTGGTGACCAAAGAAGTGGAAAAGGTCGTCGAAGTCCCCACACAGATCATTAAAGAGGTCGTGAAAGAGGTGGTCAAGGAAGTGCCTGCGCCCCCACCACCGCTGCCGGAAAACTACATTCCGCGCAAAGATGTGGATGTCTCCACCTTCTACAATGGCATCACCATCAAGACCCAATTGCTGACGGAGCAGGGGACCTATGCCAGCCTGGAGCGCCTGAATCCAGAAGCCTACAAGGCCGAGTTCCAACTCTCGGTCAAGGTGCCCAAGGCCAACCAAAGCGTTCAAGAATTGTCCCGCATCAATCCTCAACTGCCCACCTTGCTGCCAGATTTGGATGCCATGCTACCCACTTCGAAGGTGTCCGGTTTCTACCACAAGCTTTACGAGAATAAAACCAACGGCATCCAGCGTGACATCACTCGCCTGAACCGCATTCTGGACCGGCATAATTTCTTCGACTGCGAAACCATCCTGGAACTCACCCATCCCGTCAGCCAACGCAAAGCGTTGCTAATCCAGTCCGAGATGGACGTCGTGGCTGATGGCTCTGATGGCGATCGCATGGCCACGCTGGATGAGTACATCTACATGTCGGATTATTATCAGCCCTTCACGAGCTACGCTTGGGGCAAGAAGACATCGACGCCCAATCCGCTGCTGTCCCGCTGGGAAGAGCGTCTGAAAAAGGCGGAGGCTGAGTATGCCATCAAGGGCCTGAGTGCAGACCGAAATCGGGAACTCAAGGCCGCTATTGGACAACTCAAGCTTGAGATCGCCGAGATGAAGTCTCGCAGCAGCCTCATCGCCGAAAAAGATCCGTTCATCGTCATTTCACTGTTGTTCCGCCCCTACGCCGCCACCAACAAGCACACCCCGAGCATTGGCGACTATGCGGTGGTGATCCATGAGGGGAAAATGTATCCGGCCATTTGCGGTGACTACGGCCCGAGTCAAAAAATGGGCGAGGCCTCGCTCTTCATCGCCAAAGCGGTCAATCCCAAAGCCTCACCGTATCGCCGCCCCGAAAGTGACCTCAAAGTGACTTACCTGATTTTCCCAGGCACTGCAGAGAAACCCAACAGCCCACCGAATCTGGAACGTTGGCACAGTCAGTGTGCGACCTACTTGAAAGAAATCGGCAGCAGCAATGCCGAGCAGTCGCTGCATCGCTGGGAAGATCCCTTCAAGAAACCCGAGCCTCCGGCGACACCGAATCCACTGGGGGGCACCACAACCACTCCGGTTGCTACCGGGGCAGTACCAACCGGGACGACTGCGCCAGCAGGAGGCGGTGCTGTGGCAACACCTGCATTGAGTCCGACAGGAACACCCACACCGTCCAACACGCCTGACAATGGCGGAACAGGTCCTGGGCCAGCCACCCCAGCACCCACACCGACCGACATTTCTGCGCCAACGGGTCCGGCCGCGCAATCGCCAACGCCAGCGACGCCAACCCCGCCGGCGACAAGCGTCAATTCCTCAGAAGCCAGCAAGCCGTAATTTCCGACTTAGCAAACCACGACCTTGCATCTCGATCAGCCGGCAAAGGCCACTTTGGGCCGTGAGTCGTGGTTGGATGGACGATGAACATGCTGATTGCAGGTTGCCCACGGGTTGACGAGAAATAGGGCGGTACAAGCACCTAAAAAGGCAGGCTCTGGGCTTCTTTAATAACTACATACAATGTATGTAATGTGAAGTGTTGACGAATTCACCGGAATGTGCTTGCGCGGGTCTTACTGAGTATTACTCTTATTACGCTGATTCTTCGAACCTTTCAGCTCGCTTGGTTGCTTTCTACCCTCCAAGCACTGCCCGTCAGAGGCCTTACTCTGACGGGCATTTTTTACCCCTAACGCCGACATGAAAATTTCGATATCTTACGAGACGGCCACAAATAATCCGAACCAGATTCTCACGGTCCAAATTTTAGCGCCCGAAGAAGCTGGAGATATATTTCGAAGTTTCGTGAGTAGGATTTTTCCGGGCGAAGTCCTAAAATATGCAAGCTTGGGTGGTTTGAACCGAGAACAGTGGTCCATTGAGGTTCCAGAATTTACTCTCAGAAACGCGAGGCTCATTGCTGGCGAAATCAATAATCATTTATCTGAAAAAGCAGAGGAGACCGGGCGCAAATTTCGTCTGGAGTTCGGGGAGAAATTTAGAGAAATTGAAAATTTATAAAGCTCTTGACTCCTTTGAGAGAAGAGCCTTAAGCTAATTGCGCCGCGTAGAAACGGCCTCGGAGTAGAAACCGAGTCAGTCAGCAAACAATGAAAGGTTCGGAAGCACAGCGACGCGTGCCCAATGGGATTTCGCGTATACGCCCCCTCTTTTTTGAGTGGGTGCTAAGCCCTACTCGGCATGATCCGAGAGACGGGCGACCTAAAGAGGACATTCAACTCTTGCTACCGCTTCAGTTCCCTTCGCAACCGGCGAGGGCTCATGAAAAAGAGAAGATCCACGGCTGAAGTTCTCCTATCCCGAGTCCCTAAGCGCTCCAAGCGACCCTCATGGATGGCGCTGGAGTCGCCGCCCATTTCCCCCGATGGCATGAGCGACAAAGAAGCTCATCTCTGGTGGGTATCTGTCCGCGTGAAACCACAGCGGGCTAAATCTGGCAGACCAGCGGGCCACCGTGAGGGCTTGCGTGTAGCGGATGAATCCGCCGCCGTTGGAACTGCCCGCCGTGCCTCCAATCGAACCGTGGGGGCGCGGCGTCAGACTTTCCGCCTTTTGGCACGTCCAGGAACTGACCTGGCTGCTACGGATCACCCAAGCGGGCAAACCTGCCTCCCCTGCTCTGGGCCTAACACACTGGAGGCACAACCCATGAAACCCAAGAAGCCCATAGGGACTCATGTCGGCCTATCGCGCATCCGGCTGATTGGTCGGAATAGTGGACTCAGGCGGTGTGAGCTTGGGGGGCGGAGAAATCGGAGCTCAGAGGGTTGGCCGTTTATCATTGGAAGTTCAGATAGAAGGATTTCTCATCTCTTCAAATCTATTGAAAGTCTCCATAAAATGCGCGTTGACCATACGTAAAACACCTGTCTAGTTATGGAAATTACAGTTTATGTTTGACGCCGAAGTGAACCATCAGCTCCTCGCGGAAATCCGCCATGTACGAGTGATTCTGTCCCGCTGGATCATCTTTCAGGTCGTGTTGGGTGCGCTTTGCTCTTGGCAGTGCCTTTTATTACGTCCATGAGCAGGCGAGAAAGCTCAAGGAAGCTGAGATGAGGATAGCCTTTGCTGGAAACCTGGAGAGTCGCCTTGTGCGTGAGATCTCGAAGTTGGTGGAAAAGATCAGCACTCCGAAGGAACTCCCCCGTTCGCCTTCTGGTCAGG
Proteins encoded:
- a CDS encoding glycoside hydrolase family 75 protein — its product is MNRPPDPSLTPMDQRGPSPWPSPPKRGFFGNLIRFILLIIIGTLLVLPFTPFASKIKKGLKELIAAAQQERTRVVTKEVEKVVEVPTQIIKEVVKEVVKEVPAPPPPLPENYIPRKDVDVSTFYNGITIKTQLLTEQGTYASLERLNPEAYKAEFQLSVKVPKANQSVQELSRINPQLPTLLPDLDAMLPTSKVSGFYHKLYENKTNGIQRDITRLNRILDRHNFFDCETILELTHPVSQRKALLIQSEMDVVADGSDGDRMATLDEYIYMSDYYQPFTSYAWGKKTSTPNPLLSRWEERLKKAEAEYAIKGLSADRNRELKAAIGQLKLEIAEMKSRSSLIAEKDPFIVISLLFRPYAATNKHTPSIGDYAVVIHEGKMYPAICGDYGPSQKMGEASLFIAKAVNPKASPYRRPESDLKVTYLIFPGTAEKPNSPPNLERWHSQCATYLKEIGSSNAEQSLHRWEDPFKKPEPPATPNPLGGTTTTPVATGAVPTGTTAPAGGGAVATPALSPTGTPTPSNTPDNGGTGPGPATPAPTPTDISAPTGPAAQSPTPATPTPPATSVNSSEASKP